A DNA window from Xanthomonas campestris pv. campestris str. ATCC 33913 contains the following coding sequences:
- the rarD gene encoding EamA family transporter RarD: protein MSAVSPVEARRGLLITASTFVLWGVIPLYWHVLKAVPSLQIIGHRIVWSALLVVAWLVATSGLRWWRTIAAQPRALAMLAGSSVAIAFNWGLYIWAINAGHVIESSLGYFINPLLSVLLGVVVLKERLRRLQWVAVACAALGVLWLTLDAGAPPWIALGLASSFGLYGLLRKLVAVDPVAGLGVESVYLFVPALLLVGWGEYGHGGGFIGSWSLGTDAMLIFGGVVTALPLIGFAYGVRRIPLSLVGILQYIAPSLQLLLGVWFFHEPFDPGRAIGFAAIWLGLLLFVGDSVWRARRPAASR, encoded by the coding sequence ATGAGCGCGGTGTCGCCGGTCGAAGCGCGCCGCGGTTTGTTGATCACCGCGTCCACCTTCGTGTTGTGGGGCGTGATTCCGCTGTACTGGCATGTGCTCAAGGCGGTGCCGTCGCTGCAGATCATTGGCCATCGCATCGTCTGGAGTGCGCTGCTGGTGGTGGCGTGGCTGGTGGCCACCTCCGGCTTGCGCTGGTGGCGCACGATCGCCGCGCAGCCGCGCGCGCTGGCGATGCTGGCCGGCAGCAGCGTGGCGATTGCCTTCAACTGGGGCCTGTATATCTGGGCAATCAACGCCGGGCATGTGATCGAGAGCAGCCTGGGCTACTTCATCAACCCGCTGCTGAGCGTGCTGCTGGGCGTGGTGGTGTTGAAGGAGCGCTTGCGGCGTCTGCAATGGGTGGCGGTGGCATGCGCGGCGCTGGGCGTGCTGTGGCTGACGCTGGATGCGGGCGCGCCGCCGTGGATCGCGTTGGGGCTGGCGAGTTCGTTCGGGTTGTATGGCTTGCTGCGCAAACTGGTGGCGGTGGATCCGGTGGCCGGCCTGGGCGTGGAAAGCGTGTATCTGTTCGTGCCGGCACTGCTGCTGGTTGGCTGGGGCGAATACGGCCACGGCGGCGGTTTTATCGGCAGCTGGAGCCTGGGCACCGATGCGATGCTGATCTTCGGCGGCGTGGTCACGGCCTTGCCGTTGATCGGGTTCGCCTACGGTGTGCGGCGTATTCCGCTGTCGCTGGTGGGCATCCTGCAATACATCGCGCCGAGTCTGCAGCTGCTGCTGGGCGTGTGGTTCTTCCATGAGCCGTTCGACCCGGGCCGTGCGATTGGATTTGCCGCGATCTGGCTGGGCTTGTTGTTGTTTGTCGGCG
- the yedA gene encoding drug/metabolite exporter YedA produces the protein MSSSHNAAAPAPARNGLVVLALLLVYVVWGSTYLVIRFALAGGAQPLTMVSGARFIVAGTLLYAVLRWRGVAAPTPAQWKNVAFMGAALLLLGNGMVVLAERSVSSGLAATAVASVPLWMALFGALRGQHASRGEWLGIVIGFLGVVWLNAGSSLTATPGGLVLLLIAPIGWAFGSVWSRGRDLPTPFMTAAGQMLCGGVLLVSTGLLLGERPHAWPTTQGLLAVAYLCVFGSIVAFTAYVWLLHHVRPALAGSYAYVNPVIAVSLGAWLGHERFSAHDIGAMAVILCGVLVVTLAKARR, from the coding sequence ATGTCTTCCTCTCACAACGCTGCCGCGCCTGCGCCTGCGCGCAACGGGTTGGTCGTTCTCGCGCTGCTGCTGGTCTACGTGGTGTGGGGCTCGACGTACCTGGTGATCCGCTTCGCCCTGGCCGGCGGCGCGCAACCGCTGACGATGGTGTCCGGCGCGCGCTTCATCGTTGCCGGCACGCTGTTGTATGCGGTGCTGCGCTGGCGTGGCGTGGCCGCACCGACGCCTGCGCAATGGAAGAATGTGGCGTTCATGGGCGCGGCGCTGTTGCTGTTGGGCAACGGCATGGTGGTGCTGGCCGAGCGCAGCGTGTCGTCGGGCCTGGCGGCGACCGCGGTGGCATCGGTGCCGTTGTGGATGGCCTTGTTCGGCGCGTTGCGCGGCCAGCACGCCAGCCGCGGCGAATGGCTGGGCATCGTGATCGGATTTCTTGGCGTGGTCTGGCTCAATGCCGGCAGCAGCCTGACCGCCACGCCGGGCGGGCTGGTGTTGTTGCTGATCGCGCCGATCGGCTGGGCATTCGGCTCGGTGTGGTCGCGCGGGCGTGATCTGCCGACCCCGTTCATGACCGCCGCCGGGCAGATGCTGTGCGGCGGCGTGTTGCTGGTGAGCACCGGCCTGTTGCTGGGCGAACGCCCGCACGCCTGGCCCACCACGCAGGGCCTGCTGGCGGTGGCCTACCTGTGCGTGTTCGGCTCGATCGTGGCGTTCACAGCGTACGTGTGGCTGTTGCATCACGTGCGCCCGGCGCTGGCCGGCAGCTATGCGTACGTCAACCCGGTGATTGCGGTGAGCCTGGGCGCCTGGCTTGGCCACGAACGTTTCAGTGCGCACGATATCGGCGCAATGGCGGTGATCCTGTGCGGCGTGCTGGTGGTGACGCTTGCCAAGGCGCGCCGATGA
- a CDS encoding M28 family metallopeptidase, translated as MRILLLSACLFVGGVAQAANDLPGGGIDAEALSRHVRLLASDDFEGRAPASTGEQRTVDYLVEQFKAAGVQPGGEQGGWTQAVPLVRAQVDGPVRATLHVGGKDQSLVNGTDVTLQSLRPIDTVALKNAPLVFVGYGISAPERQWDDYKGVDLRGKIAVVLINDADFDTPQPGAFDGKAVTYYGRWTYKYEEAARRGAAGVLIVHETAPAAYGWATVQSSGLSPLFDIERSDADARAQHVSVRGWMQRALAESLFQRAGLDFEQAKQRAQQRDFAPIALGDARLSVDFKLKRERVVTHNVVGKLTGSQHPDETVIFSAHWDAFGVGKADASGDTIRRGAVDNATGVASVLELARVFAAGPRPQRTLYFIALTAEEKGLLGANYYAAHPLAPLDKTVAVLNMEMFSPNGPTRDIASWGRGRVSLEGDLEQAAKARGRTYSPDPNLEAGFFYRADHFAFARMGVPAITAGPGLDMLDGGVAAGKALRDTYFAQCYHQPCDRWTPQWDASGHAADTTLAYDVGVALANNRQWPSWQDGSEFKAIRSKSDAARK; from the coding sequence ATGCGCATCCTGCTGTTGTCCGCCTGCCTGTTTGTGGGAGGCGTGGCGCAGGCCGCCAACGATCTGCCCGGCGGCGGGATCGATGCCGAAGCGCTGTCGCGGCATGTGCGCCTGCTGGCGTCCGACGATTTTGAAGGGCGTGCACCGGCCAGCACCGGCGAGCAGCGCACCGTGGATTATTTGGTCGAGCAATTCAAGGCCGCAGGGGTGCAGCCCGGTGGCGAGCAGGGCGGGTGGACCCAGGCGGTGCCGCTGGTGCGTGCGCAGGTGGATGGGCCGGTCCGCGCGACGTTGCATGTGGGCGGCAAGGACCAATCTCTGGTCAACGGCACCGATGTGACCTTGCAGAGCCTGCGGCCGATCGACACGGTGGCATTGAAGAATGCACCGCTGGTGTTCGTGGGCTACGGCATCAGCGCGCCGGAACGGCAGTGGGACGACTACAAGGGCGTGGACCTGCGCGGCAAGATCGCGGTGGTGCTGATCAACGATGCCGACTTCGATACGCCGCAGCCGGGCGCGTTCGACGGCAAGGCGGTGACCTACTACGGCCGCTGGACCTACAAGTACGAAGAAGCCGCGCGCCGCGGCGCGGCCGGTGTGTTGATCGTGCACGAGACCGCGCCGGCCGCGTATGGCTGGGCCACGGTGCAGAGCTCCGGCCTGTCGCCGCTGTTCGATATCGAACGCAGCGATGCCGACGCCCGCGCGCAGCACGTGTCGGTACGTGGCTGGATGCAGCGTGCGTTGGCGGAATCGTTGTTCCAGCGCGCCGGCCTGGATTTCGAGCAGGCCAAGCAGCGTGCGCAGCAGCGCGACTTCGCACCGATCGCGCTGGGCGATGCGCGCCTGTCGGTAGACTTCAAGCTCAAGCGCGAGCGGGTGGTGACCCACAACGTGGTGGGCAAGCTCACCGGTAGCCAACATCCGGATGAGACGGTGATCTTCTCCGCGCACTGGGATGCGTTTGGCGTTGGCAAGGCCGATGCAAGCGGCGACACGATCCGGCGCGGTGCGGTGGACAACGCCACCGGCGTGGCCAGCGTGCTGGAACTGGCGCGCGTATTCGCCGCCGGCCCCAGACCGCAGCGCACGCTGTACTTCATTGCGTTGACTGCCGAAGAGAAGGGCCTGCTGGGTGCCAACTACTACGCGGCACATCCGCTGGCGCCGTTGGACAAGACCGTGGCGGTGCTCAACATGGAGATGTTCAGCCCGAATGGCCCGACCCGCGACATCGCCTCGTGGGGCCGTGGGCGGGTCTCGCTGGAGGGCGATCTGGAACAGGCGGCCAAGGCGCGTGGGCGCACGTATTCGCCGGACCCGAATCTGGAAGCGGGCTTCTTCTACCGCGCCGATCATTTCGCGTTTGCCCGCATGGGTGTGCCGGCGATCACCGCAGGCCCGGGCCTGGACATGCTCGACGGTGGTGTGGCTGCCGGCAAGGCGCTGCGCGATACCTACTTTGCGCAGTGCTATCACCAACCCTGCGATCGCTGGACCCCGCAATGGGATGCCAGCGGCCATGCGGCCGACACCACGCTGGCCTATGACGTGGGCGTGGCGCTGGCCAACAACCGCCAATGGCCGAGCTGGCAGGACGGTTCGGAATTCAAGGCGATCCGCAGCAAGAGTGATGCGGCGCGCAAGTAA
- a CDS encoding MBL fold metallo-hydrolase, with product MTEPVEHGIQTIDTGFGGANFDAAYLIVDEQRGAFVDCGTSLSVPHMLAALTHGGLTPAQVEWLILTHVHLDHAGGAGALLQHLPNARVLVHPRGAPHMIDPARLIAGATAVYGAEALARSYGEILPVPAERVVQAPDGHTLLLGTRALQCIDTPGHARHHLCLWDARSRSWFTGDTFGLSYRQLDSAQGAFILPTSSPVQFEPDTMLQSIARLMAMAPEAMYLTHYGRVTHPQRLAQALVQQIHAMTEIAHGCAERADRHRCLVAALTALYLERARQHGCPLDDAAVEHLLATDIELNAQGLACWLDRPVRAG from the coding sequence ATGACAGAACCCGTCGAGCATGGCATCCAGACCATCGACACCGGCTTTGGCGGCGCGAACTTCGATGCCGCCTACCTGATCGTCGACGAACAACGCGGCGCATTTGTCGATTGCGGCACCAGTCTGTCGGTGCCGCACATGTTGGCGGCGTTGACTCATGGCGGGCTGACGCCGGCGCAGGTGGAGTGGTTGATCCTGACCCACGTGCACCTGGATCATGCTGGCGGCGCCGGTGCCTTGCTGCAGCACCTGCCCAATGCGCGCGTGCTGGTGCATCCGCGCGGTGCGCCGCATATGATCGATCCGGCGCGTCTGATTGCCGGCGCCACCGCCGTCTATGGCGCCGAAGCGCTGGCGCGCAGTTATGGCGAGATCCTGCCGGTGCCGGCCGAACGCGTGGTGCAGGCACCGGACGGGCACACGCTGCTGTTGGGTACACGTGCGTTGCAGTGCATCGACACGCCCGGGCATGCGCGGCATCACCTGTGCCTGTGGGATGCGCGCAGCCGCAGCTGGTTCACCGGCGACACCTTCGGTTTGTCGTATCGCCAGCTCGATAGCGCGCAGGGCGCCTTCATCCTGCCGACCTCATCGCCGGTGCAGTTCGAGCCCGACACCATGCTGCAGTCCATCGCACGGCTGATGGCAATGGCGCCAGAGGCGATGTATCTCACCCACTATGGTCGCGTGACCCATCCGCAGCGATTGGCGCAGGCGCTGGTGCAGCAGATCCATGCGATGACCGAGATCGCGCACGGCTGTGCCGAGCGTGCCGACCGCCATCGCTGCCTGGTGGCCGCATTGACCGCGCTCTACCTGGAGCGCGCACGCCAGCATGGCTGCCCATTGGACGATGCCGCGGTGGAGCACTTGCTGGCCACCGATATCGAACTCAATGCGCAGGGATTGGCCTGCTGGCTGGACCGGCCGGTGCGCGCGGGCTGA
- a CDS encoding tryptophan--tRNA ligase — protein MTTRVLTGITPSGTPHLGNYVGAIRPAIQASTATDAESFYFLADLHSLIKAQDPARTQRSTLEIAASWLACGLDPDKVWFYRQSDVPETTELMWLLTCVAGKGILNRAHAYKAAMDKNRAEGEDEDAGVTAGLFMYPVLMAADILIFNAHKVPVGRDQIQHIEMARDFAQRFNHVYGQDYFTLPDAVIDEQVATLPGLDGRKMSKSYNNTIPLFAPREELRKLVFSILTDSRAPGEAKDTQGSALFQLYQAFATPQETAAFAQAFADGISWADAKQQLFERIDLEIAPLRARYEALMAEPAKIEATLRAGGARLRARYATPLLAQLRDAVGLRDLSSQASAVGPATAVKAALPVFKQYRESDGQFYFKLHDAAGTLLLQSDGFASPREAGQLIARLKQAEDTTQLQLPGVQLPADAAPVLAALRALREA, from the coding sequence ATGACCACTCGCGTTCTTACCGGCATCACTCCCTCCGGCACACCGCACCTGGGCAACTACGTCGGTGCGATCCGCCCGGCCATCCAGGCCAGCACGGCCACCGATGCCGAGAGCTTCTACTTCCTGGCCGACCTGCACAGCCTGATCAAGGCGCAGGACCCGGCGCGGACGCAGCGCTCCACGCTGGAAATCGCAGCCAGCTGGCTGGCATGTGGCCTGGATCCGGACAAGGTGTGGTTCTACCGCCAGTCCGATGTGCCGGAGACCACCGAATTGATGTGGCTACTGACCTGCGTGGCCGGCAAGGGCATCCTCAACCGCGCGCATGCCTACAAGGCGGCGATGGACAAGAACCGCGCCGAGGGCGAGGACGAAGACGCCGGAGTCACCGCCGGATTGTTCATGTATCCGGTGCTGATGGCCGCCGATATCCTGATCTTCAATGCGCACAAGGTGCCGGTGGGGCGCGACCAGATCCAGCACATCGAGATGGCGCGCGATTTCGCGCAGCGCTTCAACCATGTGTATGGGCAGGACTATTTCACCCTGCCCGATGCGGTGATCGATGAGCAGGTGGCCACCTTGCCGGGCCTGGATGGCCGCAAGATGAGCAAGAGCTACAACAACACCATTCCGCTGTTCGCCCCGCGCGAGGAATTGCGCAAATTGGTGTTCTCGATCCTGACCGACTCGCGTGCGCCGGGCGAGGCCAAGGACACGCAGGGCTCGGCGCTGTTCCAGCTGTACCAGGCCTTCGCCACGCCGCAGGAAACCGCTGCGTTTGCACAGGCCTTTGCCGATGGCATCAGCTGGGCCGATGCCAAGCAGCAGCTGTTCGAACGCATCGATCTGGAGATCGCACCGCTGCGCGCACGCTATGAGGCATTGATGGCCGAGCCGGCCAAGATCGAGGCGACGCTGCGTGCCGGCGGTGCGCGCCTGCGTGCCCGTTATGCCACGCCGTTGCTGGCGCAACTGCGCGATGCGGTGGGCTTGCGCGATCTGTCCAGCCAGGCCAGCGCGGTGGGTCCGGCGACGGCGGTCAAGGCTGCATTACCGGTATTCAAGCAATACCGCGAGAGCGATGGCCAGTTCTATTTCAAGTTGCACGACGCGGCCGGCACCTTGCTGTTGCAGAGCGATGGCTTTGCATCGCCGCGCGAGGCGGGCCAGCTGATTGCGCGCTTGAAACAGGCCGAAGACACCACCCAGCTGCAACTGCCGGGTGTGCAGCTGCCCGCCGATGCGGCGCCGGTGCTTGCCGCATTGCGCGCGCTGCGCGAGGCGTGA